A part of Brassica rapa cultivar Chiifu-401-42 chromosome A05, CAAS_Brap_v3.01, whole genome shotgun sequence genomic DNA contains:
- the LOC103870372 gene encoding clathrin heavy chain 1 isoform X1: MAAANAPITMKEVLTLPSIGINQQFITFTNVTMESDKYICVRETAPQNSVVIIDMNMPMQPLRRPITADSALMNPNSRILALKAQVPGTTQDHLQIFNIEAKAKLKSHQMPEQVSFWKWITPKMLGLVTQTSVYHWSIEGDSEPVKMFDRTANLANNQIINYKCSPNEKWLVLIGIAPGSPERPQLVKGNMQLFSVDQQRSQALEAHAASFAQFKVLGNENPSILISFASKSFNAGQITSKLHVIELGAQPGKPSFSKKQADLFFPPDFADDFPVAMQVSHKFNLIYVITKLGLLFVYDLETASAIYRNRISPDPIFLTSEASSVGGFYAINRRGQVLLATVNEATIIPFISGQLNNLELAVNLAKRGNLPGAENLVVQRFQELFAQTKYKEAAELAAESPQGILRTPDTVAKFQSVPVQAGQTPPLLQYFGTLLTRGKLNSYESLELSRLVVNQNKKNLLENWLAEDKLECSEELGDLVKTVDNDLALKIYIKARATPKVVAAFAERREFDKILIYSKQVGYTPDYMFLLQTILRTDPQGAVNFALMMSQMEGGCPVDYNTITDLFLQRNLIREATAFLLDVLKPNLPEHAFLQTKVLEINLVTFPNVADAILANGMFSHYDRPRVAQLCEKAGLYIQSLKVVARCLLFFLAGLIDVLCFIPNFFSLCFVQHYSELPDIKRVIVNTHAIEPQALVEFFGTLSSEWAMECMKDLLLVNLRGNLQIIVQACKEYCEQLGVDSCIKLFEQFKSYEGLYFFLGSYLSMSEDPEIHFKYIEAAAKTGQIKEVERVTRESNFYDAEKTKNFLMEAKLPDARPLINVCDRFGFVPDLTHYLYTNNMLRYIEGYVQKVNPGNAPLVVGQLLDDECPEDFIKGLILSVRSLLPVEPLVDECEKRNRLRLLTQFLEHLVSEGSQDVHVHNALGKIIIDSNNNPEHFLTTNPYYDSKVVGKYCEKRDPTLAVVAYRRGQCDEELINVTNKNSLFKLQARYVVERMDGDLWDKVLLEENEYRRQLIDQVVSTALPESKSPEQVSAAVKAFMTADLPHELIELLEKIVLQNSAFSGNFNLQNLLILTAIKADPSRVMDYINRLDNFDGPAVGDVAVDAQLYEEAFAIFKKFNLNVQAVNVLLDNVRSIERAVEFAFRVEEDSVWSQVAKAQLRDGLVSDAIESFIRADDATHFLEVIRATEDANVYDDLVKYLLMVRQKVKEPKVDSELIYAYAKIERLGEIEEFILMPNVANLQQVGDRLYDEALYEAAKIIYAFISNWGKLAVTLVKLQQFQGAVDAARKANSAKTWKEVCFACVDAEEFRLAQICGLNIIIQVDDLEEVSEYYQNRGCFNELISLMESGLGLERAHMGIFTELGVLYARYRYEKLMEHIKLFSTRLNIPKLIRACDEQQHWQELTYLYIQYDEFDNAATTVMNHSPEAWEHMQFKDIVAKVANVELYYKAVHFYLQEHPDIINDLLNVLALRLDHTRVVDIMRKAGQLRLIKPYMVAVQSNNVSAVNEALNEIYVEEEDYDRLRESIDLHDSFDQIGLAQKIEKHELVEMRRVAAYIYKKAGRWKQSIALSKKDNMYKDCMETASQSGDHDLAEQLLVYFIEQGKKECFATCLFVCYDLIRPDVALEHAWINNMLDFAFPYLLQFIREYSGKVDELIKDKLEAQKEVKAKEQEEKDVMSQQNMYAQLLPLALPAPPMPGMGGGPGMGGGYGPPPQMGGMPGMPPMPPYGMPPMGGY, from the exons ATGGCGGCAGCTAACGCCCCCATCACGATGAAGGAGGTCCTAACG cTTCCGAGCATTGGGATCAATCAGCAGTTCATCACGTTTACGAATGTTACTATGGAGTCTGACAAGTACATATGTGTACGAGAGACGGCGCCTCAGAACAGCGTTGTGATTATTGATATGAATATGCCGATGCAGCCTCTAAGGAGACCTATTACTGCTGATTCTGCTCTTATGAACCCGAACTCGAGGATTCTTGCCTTGAAAG CTCAAGTGCCAGGAACTACTCAGGATCATCTGCAGATATTTAACATCGAAGCAAAAGCGAAGTTGAAATCACATCAGATGCCTGAGCAG GTTTCTTTTTGGAAATGGATTACACCAAAGATGTTGGGGCTGGTTACACAAACTTCCGTGTATCATTGGTCGATTGAAG GTGATTCTGAGCCTGTTAAGATGTTTGATAGAACGGCCAATTTGGCAAACAATCAAATTATTAACTATAAGTGCTCTCCTAATGAGAAGTGGTTGGTGTTGATTGGAATTGCCCCTGGCTCTCCTGAG AGACCACAACTGGTGAAAGGGAATATGCAGCTTTTCTCTGTTGATCAACAGCGGAGTCAGGCCCTTGAAGCACATGCTGCTTCATTTGCCCAGTTTAAG GTCCTTGGGAATGAGAATCCTTCTATTCTTATATCCTTTGCGAGCAAGAGCTTTAACGCTGGACAGATAACATCAAAATTGCATGTCATTGAGCTTGGCGCCCAACCAG GAAAACCATCATTTTCCAAGAAGCAGGCAGATCTCTTCTTCCCCCCAGATTTTGCTGATGATTTTCCTGTAGCCATGCAG GTCTCTCACAAATTTAACTTGATATACGTCATCACCAAGCTTGGCCTGTTGTTCGTATACGATTTAGAGACGGCTTCTGCCATCTACAGAAATCGGATAAGCCCAGACCCAATCTTCTTGACTTCTGAAGCTTCTTCAGTTGGGGGTTTCTATGCCATTAATAGGCGAGGACAAGTTCTCCTGGCTACAGTAAATGAGGCTACGATAATACCTTTTATCAGCGGTCAA TTGAACAATTTGGAACTTGCTGTCAATCTGGCTAAAAGAGGAAACCTCCCTGGTGCAGAAAATCTG GTTGTCCAGCGGTTCCAAGAGTTATTTGCTCAAACTAAGTACAAGGAGGCTGCTGAGCTTGCTGCTGAATCTCCTCAGGGGATTCTACGGACACCTGATACGGTGGCTAAATTCCAG AGTGTTCCAGTGCAAGCAGGGCAAACTCCTCCGTTGTTACAGTATTTTGGGACCCTTTTGACTAGAGGGAAGCTCAATTCATATGAGTCATTGGAACTATCTCGTCTTGTTGTGAATCAAAACAAGAAGAACCTCTTGGAAAACTGGTTGGCAGAGGATAAATTAGAATGCAGTGAAGAGCTTGGAGACCTTGTCAAG ACTGTAGATAATGACCTTGCTCTGAAAATATACATCAAAGCTCGAGCTACTCCAAAAGTTGTAGCAGCTTTTGCAGAGCGAAGGGAGTTTGACAAAATACTGATTTACTCAAAGCAG GTTGGGTACACACCTGATTACATGTTTCTTTTGCAAACCATACTCCGTACGGATCCCCAG GGAGCAGTAAATTTTGCTTTAATGATGTCCCAAATGGAAGGAGGCTGTCCAGTTGACTACAATACCATCACTGATCTTTTCCTTCAG AGAAACCTGATCCGTGAAGCGACTGCTTTCCTTCTGGATGTTCTGAAGCCAAATTTACCTGAGCATGCTTTTCTGCAAACTAAG GTTCTGGAGATCAATTTGGTAACCTTTCCCAATGTGGCTGATGCAATTTTAGCAAATGGGATGTTTAGCCACTATGACCGGCCTCGTGTTGCTCAGCTTTGTGAAAAGGCTGGACTTTATATCCAATCTTTAAAGGTTGTTGCTCgatgtttacttttttttttggctggCCTAATAGATGTATTATGTTTTATCCCTAACTTCTTTTCCCTTTGCTTTGTGCAGCATTACTCGGAGTTACCTGATATTAAACGTGTAATTGTGAACACACATGCTATTGAGCCCCAG GCTCTTGTCGAATTTTTTGGCACTCTTTCTAGCGAGTGGGCTATGGAGTGCATGAAGGATCTTTTGCTGGTCAACCTGAGAGGCAACCTTCAGATAATAGTTCAG GCTTGCAAGGAGTACTGCGAGCAACTTGGTGTTGATTCATGCATTAAACTCTTTGAGCAGTTCAAGTCTTATGAAGGGCTATACTTTTTCCTAGGTTCATATTTGAGTATGAG TGAGGATCCTGAAATTCACTTCAAGTACATTGAAGCAGCTGCCAAGACGGGTCAAATTAAGGAAGTTGAGCGTGTAACTAGAGAGTCTAACTTTTATGATGCTGAAAAGACGAAGAACTTTTTGATGGAAGCTAAGCTTCCTGATGCCAGACCTTTGATAAATGTCTGCGACCGTTTTGGCTTTGTGCCTGATCTTACTCATTACCTGTACACAAACAACATGCTTCGTTACATCGAAGGTTACGTGCAGAAG GTGAACCCTGGGAATGCTCCCCTGGTTGTGGGGCAGTTGCTTGATGACGAATGCCCAGAAGATTTCATAAAAGGCCTCATTCTTTCTGTTCGTTCATTGCTTCCTGTTGAGCCCCTTGTCGACGAATGCGAGAAAAG AAATCGACTCCGTCTCCTCACTCAGTTCTTGGAGCATCTAGTTAGTGAGGGAAGCCAAGATGTGCATGTCCATAATGCCTTGGGTAAAATTATCATAGACAGTAACAACAACCCTGAGCATTTCCTGACCACCAACCCTTACTACGACTCTAAGGTTGTGGGTAAGTACTGTGAAAAACGTGATCCCACCCTGGCTGTTGTGGCATACAGAAGAGGACAATGTGATGAGGAGCTCATCAATGTCACCAACAAGAACTCTTTGTTCAAGTTACAAGCCAG GTATGTAGTGGAGAGGATGGATGGTGACCTCTGGGATAAGGTTCTTCTGGAAGAAAATGAGTATAGAAGACAACTTATTGACCAAGTTGTGTCTACTGCTTTACCTGAAAGCAAGAGCCCAGAGCAAGTTTCTGCAGCTGTTAAAGCATTCATGACTGCTGATCTGCCACACGAGCTTATCGAGCTTCTTGAAAAGATTGTGCTTCAAAATTCTGCCTTCAGCGGAAACTTCAATCTGCAAAATCTGCTTATACTGACAGCTATCAAGGCAGATCCGTCTAGAGTTATGGATTACATTAACAGGCTGGATAACTTTGATGGTCCGGCTGTTGGAGATGTGGCGGTTGATGCCCAATTATATGAAGAAGCGTTTGCAATTTTTAAGAAGTTTAACTTAAATGTTCAGGCTGTCAACGTATTGCTGGACAACGTCAGAAGCATTGAGCGTGCTGTTGAGTTTGCTTTCCGGGTCGAAGAAGATTCTGTTTGGAGCCAAGTCGCCAAAGCTCAACTCAGGGATGGGCTAGTCAGTGATGCAATTGAGTCTTTTATTCGAGCTGATGATGCCACTCATTTCTTGGAGGTCATACGTGCTACTGAAGATGCTAATGTCTATGATGACTTGGTCAAATACCTTCTTATGGTTAGACAGAAGGTGAAGGAACCCAAGGTTGATAGTGAACTCATATATGCTTATGCAAAGATTGAAAGGTTGGGTGAGATAGAGGAGTTTATTCTGATGCCGAACGTTGCTAACCTACAACAAGTGGGCGATCGCCTTTATGATGAAGCTTTGTATGAGGCTGCAAAAATAATCTATGCGTTCATATCGAACTGGGGCAAGTTAGCCGTCACACTTGTGAAGTTGCAGCAGTTCCAAGGTGCTGTTGATGCTGCAAGGAAAGCGAACAGTGCAAAGACTTGGAAGGAAGTCTGCTTTGCTTGTGTTGATGCAGAAGAATTCCGATTGGCTCAAATATGTGGACTTAACATTATCATACAG GTGGATGACCTGGAAGAAGTCAGCGAGTACTACCAGAACAGAGGATGCTTCAATGAATTAATCTCACTTATGGAGAGTGGACTTGGTCTGGAACGGGCTCACATGGGGATCTTCACCGAGTTGGGTGTACTGTACGCCAGATATCGTTATGAGAAGCTTATGGAACACATCAAGCTGTTCTCGACTCGTCTCAATATTCCCAAGCTTATCCGCGCCTGTGATGAGCAACAGCATTGGCAGGAACTTACCTATCTGTACATTCAATATGATGAGTTTGATAATGCTGCAACTACTGTCATGAACCATTCTCCTGAAGCGTGGGAGCACATGCAATTCAAAGACATTGTCGCCAAGGTTGCAAATGTCGAGCTTTACTACAAGGCCGTTCACTTCTACTTGCAAGAGCACCCTGATATAATCAACGATCTTCTCAATGTGCTTGCTCTGCGGTTAGATCACACACGTGTGGTGGATATTATGCGCAAG GCTGGTCAGCTGCGCCTTATCAAGCCCTATATGGTTGCAGTTCAGAGCAATAATGTTTCCGCTGTGAATGAAGCTCTGAATGAGATATacgtagaagaagaagactatGATAGGTTGCGTGAATCTATTGATTTGCATGACAGCTTTGACCAGATAGGCCTCGCTCAGAAG ATTGAGAAACACGAGCTTGTTGAAATGAGACGTGTGGCTGCGTATATCTACAAGAAAGCTGGTAGATGGAAGCAATCAATTGCATTGTCGAAGAAAGATAACATGTACAAGGACTGTATGGAAACTGCTTCACAATCCGGCGACCATGACCTTGCAGAACAACTTCTGGTTTACTTCATTGAACAG GGGAAGAAGGAATGTTTTGCCACATGTCTCTTTGTCTGCTATGACTTAATCCGACCAGATGTTGCTCTGGAACATGCTTGGATCAACAATATGCTCGACTTTGCCTTCCCGTATCTCCTCCAG TTTATCCGAGAGTACTCTGGCAAAGTGGACGAACTAATCAAGGACAAGCTAGAGGCACAGAAAGAAGTGAAGGCCAAAGAGCAGGAAGAGAAGGATGTCATGTCCCAACAG AACATGTACGCCCAGTTATTGCCACTGGCTCTACCTGCCCCACCGATGCCAGGAATGGGAGGAGGTCCAGGGATGGGAGGCGGTTACGGTCCGCCACCACAGATGGGAGGAATGCCTGGAATGCCTCCAATGCCACCATATGGAATGCCACCGATGGGCGGCTACTAA
- the LOC103870372 gene encoding clathrin heavy chain 1 isoform X2 gives MAAANAPITMKEVLTLPSIGINQQFITFTNVTMESDKYICVRETAPQNSVVIIDMNMPMQPLRRPITADSALMNPNSRILALKAQVPGTTQDHLQIFNIEAKAKLKSHQMPEQVSFWKWITPKMLGLVTQTSVYHWSIEGDSEPVKMFDRTANLANNQIINYKCSPNEKWLVLIGIAPGSPERPQLVKGNMQLFSVDQQRSQALEAHAASFAQFKVLGNENPSILISFASKSFNAGQITSKLHVIELGAQPGKPSFSKKQADLFFPPDFADDFPVAMQVSHKFNLIYVITKLGLLFVYDLETASAIYRNRISPDPIFLTSEASSVGGFYAINRRGQVLLATVNEATIIPFISGQLNNLELAVNLAKRGNLPGAENLVVQRFQELFAQTKYKEAAELAAESPQGILRTPDTVAKFQSVPVQAGQTPPLLQYFGTLLTRGKLNSYESLELSRLVVNQNKKNLLENWLAEDKLECSEELGDLVKTVDNDLALKIYIKARATPKVVAAFAERREFDKILIYSKQVGYTPDYMFLLQTILRTDPQGAVNFALMMSQMEGGCPVDYNTITDLFLQRNLIREATAFLLDVLKPNLPEHAFLQTKVLEINLVTFPNVADAILANGMFSHYDRPRVAQLCEKAGLYIQSLKHYSELPDIKRVIVNTHAIEPQALVEFFGTLSSEWAMECMKDLLLVNLRGNLQIIVQACKEYCEQLGVDSCIKLFEQFKSYEGLYFFLGSYLSMSEDPEIHFKYIEAAAKTGQIKEVERVTRESNFYDAEKTKNFLMEAKLPDARPLINVCDRFGFVPDLTHYLYTNNMLRYIEGYVQKVNPGNAPLVVGQLLDDECPEDFIKGLILSVRSLLPVEPLVDECEKRNRLRLLTQFLEHLVSEGSQDVHVHNALGKIIIDSNNNPEHFLTTNPYYDSKVVGKYCEKRDPTLAVVAYRRGQCDEELINVTNKNSLFKLQARYVVERMDGDLWDKVLLEENEYRRQLIDQVVSTALPESKSPEQVSAAVKAFMTADLPHELIELLEKIVLQNSAFSGNFNLQNLLILTAIKADPSRVMDYINRLDNFDGPAVGDVAVDAQLYEEAFAIFKKFNLNVQAVNVLLDNVRSIERAVEFAFRVEEDSVWSQVAKAQLRDGLVSDAIESFIRADDATHFLEVIRATEDANVYDDLVKYLLMVRQKVKEPKVDSELIYAYAKIERLGEIEEFILMPNVANLQQVGDRLYDEALYEAAKIIYAFISNWGKLAVTLVKLQQFQGAVDAARKANSAKTWKEVCFACVDAEEFRLAQICGLNIIIQVDDLEEVSEYYQNRGCFNELISLMESGLGLERAHMGIFTELGVLYARYRYEKLMEHIKLFSTRLNIPKLIRACDEQQHWQELTYLYIQYDEFDNAATTVMNHSPEAWEHMQFKDIVAKVANVELYYKAVHFYLQEHPDIINDLLNVLALRLDHTRVVDIMRKAGQLRLIKPYMVAVQSNNVSAVNEALNEIYVEEEDYDRLRESIDLHDSFDQIGLAQKIEKHELVEMRRVAAYIYKKAGRWKQSIALSKKDNMYKDCMETASQSGDHDLAEQLLVYFIEQGKKECFATCLFVCYDLIRPDVALEHAWINNMLDFAFPYLLQFIREYSGKVDELIKDKLEAQKEVKAKEQEEKDVMSQQNMYAQLLPLALPAPPMPGMGGGPGMGGGYGPPPQMGGMPGMPPMPPYGMPPMGGY, from the exons ATGGCGGCAGCTAACGCCCCCATCACGATGAAGGAGGTCCTAACG cTTCCGAGCATTGGGATCAATCAGCAGTTCATCACGTTTACGAATGTTACTATGGAGTCTGACAAGTACATATGTGTACGAGAGACGGCGCCTCAGAACAGCGTTGTGATTATTGATATGAATATGCCGATGCAGCCTCTAAGGAGACCTATTACTGCTGATTCTGCTCTTATGAACCCGAACTCGAGGATTCTTGCCTTGAAAG CTCAAGTGCCAGGAACTACTCAGGATCATCTGCAGATATTTAACATCGAAGCAAAAGCGAAGTTGAAATCACATCAGATGCCTGAGCAG GTTTCTTTTTGGAAATGGATTACACCAAAGATGTTGGGGCTGGTTACACAAACTTCCGTGTATCATTGGTCGATTGAAG GTGATTCTGAGCCTGTTAAGATGTTTGATAGAACGGCCAATTTGGCAAACAATCAAATTATTAACTATAAGTGCTCTCCTAATGAGAAGTGGTTGGTGTTGATTGGAATTGCCCCTGGCTCTCCTGAG AGACCACAACTGGTGAAAGGGAATATGCAGCTTTTCTCTGTTGATCAACAGCGGAGTCAGGCCCTTGAAGCACATGCTGCTTCATTTGCCCAGTTTAAG GTCCTTGGGAATGAGAATCCTTCTATTCTTATATCCTTTGCGAGCAAGAGCTTTAACGCTGGACAGATAACATCAAAATTGCATGTCATTGAGCTTGGCGCCCAACCAG GAAAACCATCATTTTCCAAGAAGCAGGCAGATCTCTTCTTCCCCCCAGATTTTGCTGATGATTTTCCTGTAGCCATGCAG GTCTCTCACAAATTTAACTTGATATACGTCATCACCAAGCTTGGCCTGTTGTTCGTATACGATTTAGAGACGGCTTCTGCCATCTACAGAAATCGGATAAGCCCAGACCCAATCTTCTTGACTTCTGAAGCTTCTTCAGTTGGGGGTTTCTATGCCATTAATAGGCGAGGACAAGTTCTCCTGGCTACAGTAAATGAGGCTACGATAATACCTTTTATCAGCGGTCAA TTGAACAATTTGGAACTTGCTGTCAATCTGGCTAAAAGAGGAAACCTCCCTGGTGCAGAAAATCTG GTTGTCCAGCGGTTCCAAGAGTTATTTGCTCAAACTAAGTACAAGGAGGCTGCTGAGCTTGCTGCTGAATCTCCTCAGGGGATTCTACGGACACCTGATACGGTGGCTAAATTCCAG AGTGTTCCAGTGCAAGCAGGGCAAACTCCTCCGTTGTTACAGTATTTTGGGACCCTTTTGACTAGAGGGAAGCTCAATTCATATGAGTCATTGGAACTATCTCGTCTTGTTGTGAATCAAAACAAGAAGAACCTCTTGGAAAACTGGTTGGCAGAGGATAAATTAGAATGCAGTGAAGAGCTTGGAGACCTTGTCAAG ACTGTAGATAATGACCTTGCTCTGAAAATATACATCAAAGCTCGAGCTACTCCAAAAGTTGTAGCAGCTTTTGCAGAGCGAAGGGAGTTTGACAAAATACTGATTTACTCAAAGCAG GTTGGGTACACACCTGATTACATGTTTCTTTTGCAAACCATACTCCGTACGGATCCCCAG GGAGCAGTAAATTTTGCTTTAATGATGTCCCAAATGGAAGGAGGCTGTCCAGTTGACTACAATACCATCACTGATCTTTTCCTTCAG AGAAACCTGATCCGTGAAGCGACTGCTTTCCTTCTGGATGTTCTGAAGCCAAATTTACCTGAGCATGCTTTTCTGCAAACTAAG GTTCTGGAGATCAATTTGGTAACCTTTCCCAATGTGGCTGATGCAATTTTAGCAAATGGGATGTTTAGCCACTATGACCGGCCTCGTGTTGCTCAGCTTTGTGAAAAGGCTGGACTTTATATCCAATCTTTAAAG CATTACTCGGAGTTACCTGATATTAAACGTGTAATTGTGAACACACATGCTATTGAGCCCCAG GCTCTTGTCGAATTTTTTGGCACTCTTTCTAGCGAGTGGGCTATGGAGTGCATGAAGGATCTTTTGCTGGTCAACCTGAGAGGCAACCTTCAGATAATAGTTCAG GCTTGCAAGGAGTACTGCGAGCAACTTGGTGTTGATTCATGCATTAAACTCTTTGAGCAGTTCAAGTCTTATGAAGGGCTATACTTTTTCCTAGGTTCATATTTGAGTATGAG TGAGGATCCTGAAATTCACTTCAAGTACATTGAAGCAGCTGCCAAGACGGGTCAAATTAAGGAAGTTGAGCGTGTAACTAGAGAGTCTAACTTTTATGATGCTGAAAAGACGAAGAACTTTTTGATGGAAGCTAAGCTTCCTGATGCCAGACCTTTGATAAATGTCTGCGACCGTTTTGGCTTTGTGCCTGATCTTACTCATTACCTGTACACAAACAACATGCTTCGTTACATCGAAGGTTACGTGCAGAAG GTGAACCCTGGGAATGCTCCCCTGGTTGTGGGGCAGTTGCTTGATGACGAATGCCCAGAAGATTTCATAAAAGGCCTCATTCTTTCTGTTCGTTCATTGCTTCCTGTTGAGCCCCTTGTCGACGAATGCGAGAAAAG AAATCGACTCCGTCTCCTCACTCAGTTCTTGGAGCATCTAGTTAGTGAGGGAAGCCAAGATGTGCATGTCCATAATGCCTTGGGTAAAATTATCATAGACAGTAACAACAACCCTGAGCATTTCCTGACCACCAACCCTTACTACGACTCTAAGGTTGTGGGTAAGTACTGTGAAAAACGTGATCCCACCCTGGCTGTTGTGGCATACAGAAGAGGACAATGTGATGAGGAGCTCATCAATGTCACCAACAAGAACTCTTTGTTCAAGTTACAAGCCAG GTATGTAGTGGAGAGGATGGATGGTGACCTCTGGGATAAGGTTCTTCTGGAAGAAAATGAGTATAGAAGACAACTTATTGACCAAGTTGTGTCTACTGCTTTACCTGAAAGCAAGAGCCCAGAGCAAGTTTCTGCAGCTGTTAAAGCATTCATGACTGCTGATCTGCCACACGAGCTTATCGAGCTTCTTGAAAAGATTGTGCTTCAAAATTCTGCCTTCAGCGGAAACTTCAATCTGCAAAATCTGCTTATACTGACAGCTATCAAGGCAGATCCGTCTAGAGTTATGGATTACATTAACAGGCTGGATAACTTTGATGGTCCGGCTGTTGGAGATGTGGCGGTTGATGCCCAATTATATGAAGAAGCGTTTGCAATTTTTAAGAAGTTTAACTTAAATGTTCAGGCTGTCAACGTATTGCTGGACAACGTCAGAAGCATTGAGCGTGCTGTTGAGTTTGCTTTCCGGGTCGAAGAAGATTCTGTTTGGAGCCAAGTCGCCAAAGCTCAACTCAGGGATGGGCTAGTCAGTGATGCAATTGAGTCTTTTATTCGAGCTGATGATGCCACTCATTTCTTGGAGGTCATACGTGCTACTGAAGATGCTAATGTCTATGATGACTTGGTCAAATACCTTCTTATGGTTAGACAGAAGGTGAAGGAACCCAAGGTTGATAGTGAACTCATATATGCTTATGCAAAGATTGAAAGGTTGGGTGAGATAGAGGAGTTTATTCTGATGCCGAACGTTGCTAACCTACAACAAGTGGGCGATCGCCTTTATGATGAAGCTTTGTATGAGGCTGCAAAAATAATCTATGCGTTCATATCGAACTGGGGCAAGTTAGCCGTCACACTTGTGAAGTTGCAGCAGTTCCAAGGTGCTGTTGATGCTGCAAGGAAAGCGAACAGTGCAAAGACTTGGAAGGAAGTCTGCTTTGCTTGTGTTGATGCAGAAGAATTCCGATTGGCTCAAATATGTGGACTTAACATTATCATACAG GTGGATGACCTGGAAGAAGTCAGCGAGTACTACCAGAACAGAGGATGCTTCAATGAATTAATCTCACTTATGGAGAGTGGACTTGGTCTGGAACGGGCTCACATGGGGATCTTCACCGAGTTGGGTGTACTGTACGCCAGATATCGTTATGAGAAGCTTATGGAACACATCAAGCTGTTCTCGACTCGTCTCAATATTCCCAAGCTTATCCGCGCCTGTGATGAGCAACAGCATTGGCAGGAACTTACCTATCTGTACATTCAATATGATGAGTTTGATAATGCTGCAACTACTGTCATGAACCATTCTCCTGAAGCGTGGGAGCACATGCAATTCAAAGACATTGTCGCCAAGGTTGCAAATGTCGAGCTTTACTACAAGGCCGTTCACTTCTACTTGCAAGAGCACCCTGATATAATCAACGATCTTCTCAATGTGCTTGCTCTGCGGTTAGATCACACACGTGTGGTGGATATTATGCGCAAG GCTGGTCAGCTGCGCCTTATCAAGCCCTATATGGTTGCAGTTCAGAGCAATAATGTTTCCGCTGTGAATGAAGCTCTGAATGAGATATacgtagaagaagaagactatGATAGGTTGCGTGAATCTATTGATTTGCATGACAGCTTTGACCAGATAGGCCTCGCTCAGAAG ATTGAGAAACACGAGCTTGTTGAAATGAGACGTGTGGCTGCGTATATCTACAAGAAAGCTGGTAGATGGAAGCAATCAATTGCATTGTCGAAGAAAGATAACATGTACAAGGACTGTATGGAAACTGCTTCACAATCCGGCGACCATGACCTTGCAGAACAACTTCTGGTTTACTTCATTGAACAG GGGAAGAAGGAATGTTTTGCCACATGTCTCTTTGTCTGCTATGACTTAATCCGACCAGATGTTGCTCTGGAACATGCTTGGATCAACAATATGCTCGACTTTGCCTTCCCGTATCTCCTCCAG TTTATCCGAGAGTACTCTGGCAAAGTGGACGAACTAATCAAGGACAAGCTAGAGGCACAGAAAGAAGTGAAGGCCAAAGAGCAGGAAGAGAAGGATGTCATGTCCCAACAG AACATGTACGCCCAGTTATTGCCACTGGCTCTACCTGCCCCACCGATGCCAGGAATGGGAGGAGGTCCAGGGATGGGAGGCGGTTACGGTCCGCCACCACAGATGGGAGGAATGCCTGGAATGCCTCCAATGCCACCATATGGAATGCCACCGATGGGCGGCTACTAA
- the LOC103870373 gene encoding RING-H2 finger protein ATL66, which yields MTSSSPSPRASMLLYWHENQYDDRNFKIHGRTVFFVVALFSVVLFFALLTLYIHRSCLVRDLTDFHAPSPPFTPYVSGGLDPTEIRSLPVVLCRREAEEEERECCICLGGLEEGEKMKVLPLCRHCYHCECVDRWLMTESSCPLCRVSIRVDSSVSLPVHGTETTTC from the coding sequence ATGACGTCATCATCACCGTCTCCAAGAGCCTCTATGCTTCTGTACTGGCACGAGAACCAGTACGACGACCGGAACTTCAAGATTCACGGTCGGACAGTTTTCTTCGTCGTGGCTTTATTCTCCGTCGTCCTCTTCTTCGCGTTACTCACTCTCTACATCCACCGGAGCTGCCTCGTTCGCGATCTCACCGACTTCCACGCGCCGTCTCCTCCGTTTACGCCGTACGTCAGCGGAGGTCTTGACCCGACGGAGATTCGGAGTTTGCCGGTGGTGCTGTGCCGGAGAGAAgcggaggaggaagagagggAGTGTTGTATATGCCTCGGTGGTTTAGAAGaaggagagaagatgaaagtGCTTCCGCTCTGTCGCCACTGTTACCACTGCGAATGTGTGGACCGGTGGCTTATGACCGAGTCGAGTTGTCCGCTGTGCCGAGTCTCGATCAGAGTCGACTCGTCCGTGTCGTTGCCAGTGCATGGGACTGAAACGACAACGTGTTGA